In the genome of Neofelis nebulosa isolate mNeoNeb1 chromosome 6, mNeoNeb1.pri, whole genome shotgun sequence, one region contains:
- the NRN1 gene encoding neuritin: MGLKLNGRYISLILAVQIAYLVQAVRAAGKCDAVFKGFSDCLLKLGDSMANYPQGLDDKTNIKTVCTYWEDFHSCTVTALTDCQEGAKDMWDKLRKESKNLNIQGSLFELCGSGNGAAGSLLPALPVLLVSLSAALATWLSF; encoded by the exons ATGGGACTTAAGTTGAACGGCAGATATATTTCACTGATCCTCGCGGTGCAAATAG CGTACCTGGTGCAGGCCGTGAGAGCAGCGGGCAAGTGCGATGCGGTCTTTAAGGGCTTTTCGGACTGTTTGCTCAAGCTGGGCGACAGCATGGCCAACTACCCGCAGGGCCTGGACGACAAGACGAACATCAAGACCGTGTGCAC ATACTGGGAGGATTTCCACAGCTGCACGGTCACAGCCCTTACGGATTGCCAGGAAGGGGCGAAAGATATGTGGGATAAACtgagaaaagaatccaaaaacCTCAACATCCAAGGCAGCTTATTCGAACTCTGCGGCAGCGGCAACGGGGCGGCGGGGTCCCTGCTCCCGGCGCTCCCAGTGCTTCTGGTGTCTCTCTCGGCAGCTTTAGCGACTTGGCTTTCCTTCTGA